From a single Streptomyces sp. 1331.2 genomic region:
- a CDS encoding glycine amidinotransferase, with protein MALLNSYDEWSRLREVVVGSAENYTSHERELSFDLFHHDNLIRSEWYYPRLTAPGSTSGADGGANGGQGPGRRSGQSPIKQRYVDELTEDIEGIAATLRSLGVKVLRPLPLDKATVEVRTPAWSAAVVPPLNLRDNTLVLGDEIVETPPMIRSRYFETQLLTPVFAEYFASGARWTVMPRPLMTDASFDPSYANSTIGGPTEPVRDPQPSPYDVGFEMMFDGAQCLRLGRDVVVNISTANHALAVDWLERHFEGRFRFHRVHRLSDSHIDSMVLALRPGTLLVRSEKVAELLPEPLRTWDLIVPPVPEVNNFPQYEDDDLILTSKYIDLNVLSVDEETVLVNAACPELIRTLEQARFTVVPVVHRHRRLFGGGFHCFTLDTVRDGGPEDYLA; from the coding sequence ATGGCACTGCTGAACAGCTACGACGAGTGGTCGAGGCTGCGCGAGGTGGTCGTCGGCTCCGCCGAGAACTACACCTCGCACGAGCGCGAGCTCTCCTTCGACCTCTTCCACCACGACAACCTGATCCGCTCCGAGTGGTACTACCCCCGGCTGACCGCCCCCGGCTCCACCTCCGGCGCCGACGGCGGGGCGAACGGTGGCCAGGGCCCGGGCCGCCGGAGCGGCCAGTCGCCGATCAAGCAGCGCTACGTCGACGAGCTCACCGAGGACATCGAGGGCATCGCCGCCACCCTCCGCTCGCTCGGCGTGAAGGTGCTGCGCCCGCTCCCCCTCGACAAGGCCACCGTCGAAGTGCGCACCCCCGCCTGGTCGGCCGCCGTCGTACCGCCGCTCAACCTGCGGGACAACACCCTCGTCCTCGGCGACGAGATCGTCGAGACGCCGCCGATGATCCGCTCCCGCTACTTCGAGACCCAGCTGCTCACCCCGGTCTTCGCCGAGTACTTCGCCTCCGGCGCCCGCTGGACGGTCATGCCGCGCCCGCTGATGACGGACGCCTCCTTCGACCCGTCCTACGCCAACAGCACCATCGGCGGCCCCACCGAGCCGGTCCGCGACCCGCAGCCCTCCCCGTACGACGTCGGCTTCGAGATGATGTTCGACGGCGCGCAGTGCCTGCGGCTCGGCCGCGACGTCGTGGTCAACATCTCCACCGCCAACCACGCCCTCGCCGTCGACTGGCTGGAGCGCCACTTCGAGGGCCGGTTCCGCTTCCACCGGGTGCACCGGCTCAGCGACAGCCACATCGACAGCATGGTGCTCGCGCTGCGCCCGGGCACGCTACTGGTGCGCTCCGAGAAGGTCGCCGAGCTGCTGCCCGAGCCGCTGCGCACCTGGGACCTGATCGTCCCACCGGTGCCGGAAGTGAACAACTTCCCGCAGTACGAGGACGACGACCTCATCCTCACCAGCAAGTACATCGACCTCAACGTGCTCTCGGTGGACGAGGAGACCGTCCTGGTCAACGCCGCCTGCCCGGAGCTGATCCGCACCCTGGAGCAGGCCCGCTTCACCGTCGTCCCGGTGGTGCACCGCCACCGCCGGCTGTTCGGCGGCGGGTTCCACTGCTTCACCCTGGACACCGTGCGCGACGGCGGACCGGAGGACTACCTCGCATGA
- a CDS encoding ATP-grasp domain-containing protein — translation MRIAVVDGFSTSRLLVGQLAEHAVECVHLRTQPAFRESYTRGFDPDAYAVDLGHLPEDEAVTALRRLGVDRVIAGGESGVLLADALAHRLGLPGNDVRTAPARRDKARMAELLRAAGLAAPSGTLAADAGQATAWFTANGGTTVVVKPLASAATDGVRVCTTAAQVREAAEDVLGRPNFIGAANRAVLVQDYLEGDEYIVNTVSRDGVHKVAEILKCTKNKGPHGSPVYDYHEPVQRSDPRGEQVVAYTKEAVTALGIAHGAAHSEVMLTPAGPVLIETGARLMGSIHPWVHEKYLGTSHVHLYALALTDPEAFKAFPDEDLRWSQELRQVYLSNHRAGVAGSDAWQERYRALESFVELSAPLSPGQPVPRTVDLATVPGYVYLAAPSLATVDRDRARIRAYEDQGVYVLP, via the coding sequence ATGCGCATCGCGGTAGTGGACGGCTTCTCGACCTCCCGGCTCCTGGTCGGACAGCTCGCCGAGCACGCGGTGGAGTGCGTCCACCTGCGCACCCAGCCGGCCTTCCGCGAGTCCTACACCCGCGGCTTCGACCCGGACGCCTACGCCGTCGACCTCGGCCACCTGCCGGAGGACGAGGCGGTCACCGCCCTGCGCCGGCTGGGGGTGGACCGGGTGATCGCGGGCGGCGAGTCCGGGGTGCTGCTCGCCGACGCCCTGGCGCACCGGCTCGGCCTGCCCGGCAACGACGTGCGCACCGCACCCGCCCGCCGGGACAAGGCCCGGATGGCGGAGCTGCTGCGCGCGGCCGGGCTGGCGGCGCCCTCCGGCACGCTCGCCGCCGACGCCGGGCAGGCCACGGCCTGGTTCACCGCGAACGGCGGCACCACCGTCGTGGTCAAGCCGCTCGCCAGCGCCGCGACCGACGGCGTCCGGGTCTGCACCACCGCCGCGCAGGTGCGCGAGGCCGCCGAGGACGTCCTCGGCCGGCCGAACTTCATCGGCGCCGCCAACCGGGCGGTGCTCGTCCAGGACTACCTGGAGGGCGACGAGTACATCGTCAACACCGTCTCCCGGGACGGTGTTCACAAGGTCGCCGAGATCCTCAAGTGCACCAAGAACAAGGGCCCTCACGGCTCGCCGGTGTACGACTACCACGAGCCGGTGCAGCGCTCCGACCCGCGCGGCGAGCAGGTAGTGGCGTACACCAAGGAGGCCGTCACGGCGCTCGGCATCGCGCACGGCGCGGCGCACAGCGAGGTGATGCTCACCCCTGCCGGGCCGGTGCTGATCGAGACCGGCGCACGGCTGATGGGATCCATCCACCCCTGGGTGCACGAGAAGTACCTTGGCACCTCGCACGTCCACCTGTACGCCCTGGCCCTGACCGACCCGGAGGCCTTCAAGGCCTTCCCGGACGAGGACCTGCGCTGGTCGCAGGAGCTGCGCCAGGTCTACCTGTCCAACCACCGGGCCGGGGTGGCCGGTTCGGACGCCTGGCAGGAGCGCTACCGCGCGCTGGAGTCCTTCGTGGAGCTGAGCGCGCCGCTCTCCCCCGGGCAGCCGGTGCCGCGGACCGTCGACCTGGCCACCGTCCCGGGCTACGTCTACCTCGCCGCGCCCTCGCTCGCGACGGTCGACCGCGACCGCGCCCGGATCCGGGCGTACGAGGACCAGGGCGTCTACGTCCTGCCGTGA
- a CDS encoding LLM class flavin-dependent oxidoreductase, with translation MRFGIVILPEHRWPEARERWLRAEEFGFDHAWTHDHLSWRWLRDEPWFGCLPTLAAAAAVTSRIGLGTLVATPEFRHPVPFAKEVMTIDDVSGGRMICGLGAGAGGFDGTVLTGRERPPAERADRFAEFLYLTDLLLRQPVTDHTGRHYGAHGARMIPGCVRRPRVPLAVAAGGRRALRLTAEYADLWITNGTPGRFDALPYREALPLLARQQAALDEACAEVGRDPATLRRLLHTGATVGGVLDSPAAFEDAAGSLAELGFTDLVVNWPREQHPYAGSTAVLEKIAAELARIATALPTDPPR, from the coding sequence GTGCGCTTCGGCATCGTGATCCTCCCCGAGCACCGCTGGCCCGAGGCCCGCGAACGGTGGCTGCGGGCCGAGGAGTTCGGATTCGACCACGCCTGGACGCACGACCACCTGAGCTGGCGGTGGCTGCGCGACGAGCCCTGGTTCGGCTGCCTGCCGACCCTGGCCGCCGCGGCCGCCGTCACCTCGCGGATCGGGCTGGGCACGCTGGTCGCCACCCCCGAGTTCCGCCACCCCGTCCCGTTCGCCAAGGAGGTCATGACGATCGACGACGTCTCCGGCGGCCGGATGATCTGCGGGCTCGGCGCGGGCGCGGGCGGCTTCGACGGGACGGTGCTGACCGGCCGGGAGCGACCGCCGGCCGAACGGGCCGACCGCTTCGCGGAGTTCCTGTACCTCACCGACCTGCTGCTGCGGCAGCCGGTCACCGACCACACCGGCCGCCACTACGGCGCGCACGGCGCCCGGATGATCCCCGGGTGCGTCCGGCGGCCCCGCGTCCCGCTCGCGGTGGCCGCCGGGGGCCGGCGCGCGCTGCGGCTGACCGCCGAGTACGCCGACCTCTGGATCACCAACGGCACCCCAGGCCGGTTCGACGCGCTCCCCTATCGCGAGGCCCTGCCGCTGCTCGCCCGGCAGCAGGCCGCGCTGGACGAGGCCTGCGCGGAGGTGGGACGCGATCCGGCGACCCTGCGCCGGCTGCTGCACACCGGCGCGACCGTCGGCGGCGTCCTCGACTCCCCGGCGGCCTTCGAGGACGCGGCCGGGAGCCTCGCCGAGCTCGGGTTCACCGACCTGGTGGTCAACTGGCCCCGGGAGCAGCACCCGTACGCCGGGTCCACCGCCGTACTGGAGAAGATCGCCGCCGAGCTGGCGCGGATCGCCACCGCCCTGCCGACCGACCCGCCGAGGTGA
- a CDS encoding methyltransferase, giving the protein MSAMRETPEAYEAYDHDRVLERFHLIANGPALFNAVVAGAELGVFDHLSRHPKSSFEEIRAALGLPAHQLRVLLFALCTTELIRRDGGAYLNTPVAEDFFAGEGEDGWQDILLGWQRIYYPAFAHLTEALRTGRNTALAAYPGSEPTLYQRLEHRPELQDVLHRSMTAFTLRSMSGIVDHLDLAGVDHVLDVGGGDGTTAKALAAAHPGVRFTVFDMPGVAEIGTRRMAAPLADRVALQPGDIFHDPFPRDAQCVLFSHCLEVFDADQILALLAKAHDALPPGGMVAVYGYHAAQDEQRGLYGARLSLYLNVLATGQGMSYPAADYERWLAEAGFVDIGTVPDLPYEHGLVTGVRR; this is encoded by the coding sequence ATGAGCGCGATGCGCGAGACCCCAGAGGCCTACGAGGCCTACGACCACGACCGGGTGCTGGAGCGCTTCCACCTGATCGCCAACGGCCCCGCCCTGTTCAACGCGGTGGTGGCCGGCGCCGAACTGGGCGTCTTCGACCACCTGTCGCGGCACCCGAAGTCCTCCTTCGAGGAGATCCGCGCCGCCCTCGGCCTGCCCGCGCACCAGCTGCGGGTGCTGCTGTTCGCGCTGTGCACCACCGAACTGATCCGGCGCGACGGCGGCGCGTACCTGAACACCCCGGTCGCCGAGGACTTCTTCGCGGGCGAGGGCGAGGACGGCTGGCAGGACATCCTGCTCGGCTGGCAGCGGATCTACTACCCGGCCTTCGCCCACCTCACCGAGGCGCTGCGCACCGGCCGGAACACCGCCCTCGCCGCCTACCCCGGCAGCGAACCCACCCTCTACCAGCGGCTGGAGCACCGCCCCGAGCTGCAGGACGTGCTGCACCGCTCGATGACGGCGTTCACCCTGCGGTCGATGAGCGGCATCGTCGACCACCTGGACCTGGCCGGCGTGGACCACGTCCTGGACGTCGGCGGCGGCGACGGCACCACCGCCAAGGCGCTGGCCGCGGCCCACCCCGGCGTGCGGTTCACCGTCTTCGACATGCCGGGCGTCGCCGAGATCGGCACCCGCCGGATGGCCGCCCCGCTCGCCGACCGGGTCGCCCTGCAGCCCGGCGACATCTTCCACGACCCGTTCCCGCGCGACGCGCAGTGCGTGCTGTTCAGCCACTGCCTGGAGGTCTTCGACGCCGACCAGATCCTGGCCCTGCTGGCCAAGGCCCACGACGCCCTGCCGCCCGGCGGGATGGTCGCGGTGTACGGGTACCACGCGGCGCAGGACGAGCAGCGCGGCCTCTACGGCGCCCGGCTCTCGCTCTACCTCAACGTGCTGGCCACCGGCCAGGGGATGTCCTACCCGGCGGCCGACTACGAACGCTGGCTCGCCGAGGCCGGGTTCGTGGACATCGGCACCGTGCCGGACCTGCCGTACGAGCACGGGCTCGTCACCGGCGTCCGGCGGTGA
- a CDS encoding maleylpyruvate isomerase family mycothiol-dependent enzyme — MHKTLNFADHLRLIDERSTVFRAALAAAPDLDAQVPSCPDWTLFDLAQHMGQSRRRWAATVAAGPADTPPAGFEPGRGPVAPRGREELLAWSAESTELMLEALREAGPDRGCWTWWGKSLSPQTSGAVARHQLLEISVHTYDAQLTLGAPQPLPDAVALDGVEDFLHTCNATTSPWPHEPAVLDYHIAGGRSWRLRFDAQGARPILLPAEGEAPEAADLSARGTADELVMTMYGRAPLESLKLDGDRRVLDRLVEWVPE, encoded by the coding sequence GTGCACAAAACCCTGAACTTCGCTGACCACCTGCGGCTGATCGACGAGCGGTCGACCGTCTTCCGTGCTGCCCTCGCCGCCGCACCCGACCTGGACGCGCAGGTGCCCTCCTGCCCCGACTGGACGCTGTTCGACCTGGCGCAGCACATGGGCCAGAGCCGCCGGCGCTGGGCCGCCACCGTCGCCGCCGGGCCCGCCGACACCCCGCCGGCCGGGTTCGAGCCGGGGCGCGGCCCGGTCGCGCCGCGCGGCCGGGAGGAACTGCTCGCCTGGTCGGCCGAGTCGACGGAGCTGATGCTGGAGGCACTGCGGGAGGCCGGGCCGGATCGCGGCTGCTGGACGTGGTGGGGCAAATCGCTGTCGCCGCAGACCTCCGGTGCCGTCGCCCGGCACCAGTTGCTGGAGATCTCGGTGCACACCTACGACGCGCAGCTCACCCTGGGCGCCCCGCAGCCGCTGCCGGACGCCGTGGCGCTCGACGGGGTCGAGGATTTCCTGCACACCTGCAACGCGACCACGTCCCCGTGGCCGCACGAGCCGGCCGTCCTGGACTACCACATCGCCGGGGGCCGTTCCTGGCGCCTGCGGTTCGACGCCCAGGGCGCACGGCCGATCCTGCTGCCCGCGGAGGGCGAGGCCCCGGAGGCGGCCGACCTCTCGGCCCGCGGCACGGCCGACGAGCTGGTCATGACCATGTACGGCCGGGCCCCCTTGGAGTCCCTGAAGCTGGACGGCGACCGGCGGGTCCTGGACCGGCTGGTGGAGTGGGTGCCGGAGTGA
- a CDS encoding AurF N-oxygenase family protein → MAHPPSPHPSPAPQLPEHDPDDPVENAVIARLAGNWARRASVKRAEPDLDDLFEPDRPDYPEHLLPFHDHPAYLALDGGQRARLLAWAWVAFNKNVMDNEQRVVNPGFELITRDAFGTGLSETTVLAATQAMVDEQYHTLMHLNASAVTRRRRGWQLPESALPVARKARRHAERLAEAGQPWQRELTTLAFATVSELSINAYLNLIAEDPEVQPVNRATATMHNRDEYCHSAISKEVAKEVCAGLDAERRAYFLDAVGDGMRAFGANDFTTWRRVVRLVGVADGERMMRDVEQDQGRTMLVQDYSALYALCTELGALEEIDFDWGGVTLR, encoded by the coding sequence ATGGCCCACCCCCCGTCCCCGCACCCTTCGCCGGCCCCGCAGCTGCCGGAGCACGACCCGGACGACCCCGTCGAGAACGCCGTCATCGCCCGGCTGGCCGGCAACTGGGCCCGGCGGGCCTCGGTGAAGCGGGCCGAGCCGGACCTGGACGACCTGTTCGAGCCCGACCGCCCGGACTACCCGGAGCACCTGCTCCCCTTCCACGACCACCCCGCCTACCTCGCCCTCGACGGCGGGCAGCGGGCCCGGCTGCTCGCCTGGGCCTGGGTGGCGTTCAACAAGAACGTGATGGACAACGAGCAGCGGGTGGTGAACCCGGGCTTCGAGCTGATCACCCGGGACGCCTTCGGCACCGGCCTGTCCGAGACCACCGTCCTGGCCGCGACCCAGGCCATGGTGGACGAGCAGTACCACACCCTGATGCACCTCAACGCCAGTGCGGTGACCCGGCGTCGGCGCGGCTGGCAGCTGCCGGAGAGCGCGCTGCCGGTGGCCCGCAAGGCCCGCCGGCACGCCGAGCGGCTGGCCGAGGCCGGGCAGCCGTGGCAGCGGGAGCTGACCACGCTGGCCTTCGCCACGGTGTCGGAGCTGTCCATCAACGCCTACCTGAACCTGATCGCCGAGGACCCGGAGGTCCAGCCGGTGAACCGGGCCACCGCGACCATGCACAACCGCGACGAGTACTGCCACTCCGCGATCTCCAAGGAGGTCGCCAAGGAGGTCTGCGCCGGCCTGGACGCCGAGCGCCGGGCGTACTTCCTGGACGCCGTGGGCGACGGCATGCGGGCGTTCGGCGCCAACGACTTCACCACCTGGCGCCGGGTGGTCCGGCTGGTCGGGGTGGCGGACGGCGAGCGGATGATGCGCGACGTCGAGCAGGACCAGGGGCGCACCATGCTCGTCCAGGACTACAGCGCGCTCTACGCGCTCTGCACCGAGCTGGGGGCACTGGAGGAGATCGACTTCGACTGGGGCGGGGTGACACTGCGATGA
- a CDS encoding FAD-binding oxidoreductase, protein MTVNSGRTRVSQPTLPVLDGTWLRPGDPGYDRARRVWNGMHDRRPAHIVRCASVADVRRALRFAAGAGYEVTVRGGGHNVAGTAVADGTVMVDLSLLRGVEVDPAARTARAQGGCLLGDLDAATEPHGLVCPTGIISRTGLAGLALGGGYGWLSRRWGLTCDHVLSAQVVLADGSVVEATERDHHELLWALRGGGGNFGIVTRFTLRLRPAVPVHRRTGVYELASAEQALANYRAFAGELSADLHVAGALKVAGQYGGYETWLPERLRGRPALYLTAVWFGAPERAEAASEPLFAALPPAAASSGPIGYRQLQSGGDHERPDGNRYYTKTRYLADVPAPAAAEMVDSLAAMPSPLSSINFEYLRGAIADVPDQDSAFPGREAPFIHTVSAQWSRRAQDLENIAWTRRSVERLDPWSHTGAYVNYLVDERPDRVREVYGDARYRRLAAVKAAYDPGNALHHNQNIRPGQGNPE, encoded by the coding sequence ATGACCGTCAACTCCGGTCGTACCAGGGTGAGTCAGCCCACCCTCCCGGTCCTGGACGGCACCTGGCTGCGCCCCGGCGATCCCGGCTACGACCGGGCCCGCCGGGTCTGGAACGGCATGCACGACCGCCGGCCCGCCCACATCGTCCGCTGCGCCAGCGTGGCGGACGTCCGCCGGGCGCTGCGCTTCGCCGCCGGGGCGGGGTACGAGGTGACGGTGCGCGGCGGCGGGCACAACGTGGCGGGGACGGCGGTGGCCGACGGCACCGTGATGGTCGACCTGTCGCTGCTGCGCGGTGTCGAGGTGGACCCGGCGGCCCGGACGGCGCGGGCGCAGGGCGGCTGCCTGCTCGGCGACCTGGACGCGGCGACCGAGCCGCACGGGCTGGTCTGCCCGACCGGGATCATCTCCCGCACCGGCCTGGCCGGGCTCGCCCTCGGCGGCGGGTACGGCTGGCTGAGCCGCCGCTGGGGCCTGACCTGCGACCACGTGCTTTCCGCCCAGGTGGTCCTGGCGGACGGCTCGGTGGTCGAGGCGACCGAGCGGGACCACCACGAGCTGCTGTGGGCGCTGCGCGGCGGCGGCGGGAACTTCGGGATCGTCACCCGGTTCACGCTGCGGCTGCGGCCGGCCGTCCCGGTGCACCGCCGCACCGGGGTGTACGAACTCGCCTCGGCCGAACAGGCGTTGGCGAACTACCGGGCGTTCGCGGGCGAGCTGTCGGCGGACCTGCACGTGGCCGGCGCGCTCAAGGTCGCGGGCCAGTACGGCGGTTACGAGACCTGGCTGCCCGAACGGCTGCGCGGCCGCCCCGCGCTCTACCTGACGGCGGTGTGGTTCGGCGCGCCCGAGCGGGCCGAGGCCGCCTCCGAGCCGCTGTTCGCCGCCCTGCCGCCGGCCGCCGCGAGCAGCGGGCCGATCGGCTACCGGCAGCTGCAGAGCGGCGGCGACCACGAACGCCCGGACGGCAACCGCTACTACACCAAGACCCGCTACCTGGCCGACGTCCCGGCGCCGGCCGCCGCCGAGATGGTCGACTCGCTGGCCGCGATGCCCTCCCCGCTGTCCTCGATCAACTTCGAGTACCTGCGCGGCGCGATCGCCGACGTCCCCGACCAGGACAGCGCCTTCCCCGGCCGGGAGGCGCCGTTCATCCACACCGTCTCCGCGCAGTGGAGCAGGCGGGCGCAGGACCTGGAGAACATCGCCTGGACCCGGCGCTCCGTCGAACGGCTCGACCCGTGGAGCCACACCGGCGCGTACGTCAACTACCTGGTGGACGAGCGCCCCGACCGGGTCCGGGAGGTGTACGGGGACGCGCGCTACCGGCGGCTGGCCGCCGTCAAGGCGGCGTACGACCCGGGCAACGCCCTGCACCACAACCAGAACATCCGCCCCGGCCAGGGGAACCCCGAGTGA
- a CDS encoding peptide ligase PGM1-related protein translates to MPRLLIGNCFTDELAGDPALLPQAHLQTAAASAQLLIWFARPDDIVVLPQEPEEELVDYITALTGTPRSSFQVLVPPPGVVGTDLLTADRLADPEFRGDLAKAIADRPVEDVIPLTPEASVVELGRALGFLQAVPGHAFVGQGGGMLLNSKAVFRAVAAGSGVPLPEGGVCTSKVDAEEVIAGLFAKGYPVMVKRDYSCGGLGNEIVSPVDGYRPVGAERVLVLPDRAAIRAYLDERWEWATNGSRYPAVVERYVPDSRGIFVEFVITDDGPVFSEHGEMLSAPVANAQVIPSPGLPPRALPELVAAGGRLCETLRMMGFRGQFCADAIVTGTGEVMFTEYNGRITGSTHIYTVIGRQLVGPDYADSRVLVEYCKWPVPSFTAAAEKLAAAGLAYDRASRTGVVLVKAFSHADGTVRFCVIAEDFEAAEVVRERVESLFLPTPA, encoded by the coding sequence ATGCCCAGGCTGCTGATCGGCAACTGCTTCACCGACGAACTCGCCGGCGACCCGGCGCTGCTGCCGCAGGCGCACCTGCAGACGGCCGCCGCCTCCGCCCAGCTGCTCATCTGGTTCGCCCGGCCGGACGACATCGTCGTCCTGCCGCAGGAGCCCGAGGAGGAGCTGGTCGACTACATCACCGCCCTGACCGGCACCCCGCGCTCCTCCTTCCAGGTGCTGGTGCCCCCGCCCGGCGTGGTGGGCACCGACCTGCTCACCGCCGACCGGCTGGCCGACCCGGAGTTCCGCGGCGACCTCGCCAAGGCCATCGCCGACCGGCCCGTCGAGGACGTGATCCCGCTGACGCCGGAGGCCTCGGTGGTCGAACTGGGCCGCGCGCTCGGCTTCCTGCAGGCCGTCCCCGGCCACGCCTTCGTCGGCCAGGGCGGCGGGATGCTGCTCAACAGCAAGGCGGTCTTCCGCGCGGTGGCGGCCGGCTCCGGCGTGCCGCTGCCGGAGGGCGGGGTGTGCACCAGCAAGGTCGACGCCGAGGAGGTCATCGCCGGCCTCTTCGCCAAGGGCTACCCGGTGATGGTCAAGCGCGACTACTCCTGCGGCGGGCTGGGCAACGAGATCGTCAGCCCGGTCGACGGCTACCGCCCGGTCGGCGCCGAGCGGGTGCTCGTCCTGCCCGACCGCGCCGCGATCCGGGCCTACCTGGACGAGCGGTGGGAGTGGGCCACCAACGGCAGCCGCTACCCGGCCGTGGTCGAGCGCTACGTCCCCGACAGCCGGGGCATCTTCGTGGAGTTCGTCATCACCGACGACGGCCCGGTCTTCTCCGAGCACGGCGAGATGCTCTCCGCGCCGGTCGCCAACGCCCAGGTGATCCCCTCCCCCGGGCTGCCGCCCCGCGCGCTGCCCGAACTGGTCGCCGCCGGCGGCCGGTTGTGCGAGACGCTGCGGATGATGGGCTTCCGCGGGCAGTTCTGCGCCGACGCCATCGTGACCGGCACCGGCGAGGTGATGTTCACCGAGTACAACGGGCGGATCACCGGTTCCACCCACATCTACACCGTCATCGGCCGGCAACTGGTGGGGCCGGACTACGCCGACAGCCGGGTGCTCGTGGAGTACTGCAAGTGGCCGGTGCCCTCGTTCACGGCCGCCGCCGAGAAGCTCGCCGCGGCCGGCCTCGCCTACGACCGGGCCAGTCGCACCGGCGTCGTCCTGGTGAAGGCGTTCAGCCACGCCGACGGCACCGTGCGGTTCTGCGTGATCGCCGAGGACTTCGAGGCCGCCGAGGTGGTCCGCGAGCGGGTCGAGTCCCTGTTCCTGCCCACCCCGGCCTGA
- a CDS encoding 2OG-Fe dioxygenase family protein, translating to MALDERHYRFFPVPKLDDSVLREFPTLPVDRYCDGKFRHRRFSQYRIAHSATAGWQLELLPHRPFCQATKFNGVTGGQLRDFDPLRIDPGPLVRAGAEEVPLDTATDWQVDVHQWRIVSDDSTRGVSVPEGPHQDGHTFSVIAVIDRVNITGGETQLLPMDSDEPFVRTVLRPGQAVVLDDRKMRHYATDIAAPPGEHGHRDIFLLAYNTWPERRYGEAYEKAVLAGTWC from the coding sequence ATGGCGCTCGACGAACGGCACTACCGGTTCTTCCCCGTCCCGAAACTCGACGATTCCGTCCTCCGCGAATTCCCGACCCTGCCCGTGGACCGGTACTGCGACGGCAAGTTCCGCCACCGCCGGTTCTCCCAGTACCGGATCGCCCACTCCGCCACCGCCGGCTGGCAGTTGGAGCTGCTGCCGCACCGCCCGTTCTGCCAGGCGACCAAGTTCAACGGTGTGACGGGCGGCCAGCTGCGCGACTTCGACCCGCTGCGGATCGACCCCGGCCCGCTGGTGCGGGCGGGCGCGGAGGAGGTGCCACTGGACACCGCCACCGACTGGCAGGTGGACGTGCACCAGTGGCGGATCGTCTCGGACGACAGCACCCGCGGCGTCTCGGTGCCGGAGGGGCCGCACCAGGACGGGCACACGTTCAGCGTGATCGCGGTCATCGACCGGGTCAACATCACCGGCGGCGAGACCCAGTTGCTGCCGATGGACAGCGACGAACCCTTCGTGCGGACGGTCCTCCGGCCCGGGCAGGCCGTCGTGCTGGACGACCGGAAGATGCGGCACTACGCGACCGACATCGCCGCGCCGCCCGGCGAGCACGGGCACCGCGACATCTTCCTGCTCGCCTACAACACCTGGCCGGAGCGGCGCTACGGGGAGGCGTACGAGAAGGCCGTGCTGGCCGGAACCTGGTGCTAG